The following proteins are co-located in the Heteronotia binoei isolate CCM8104 ecotype False Entrance Well chromosome 21, APGP_CSIRO_Hbin_v1, whole genome shotgun sequence genome:
- the TMEM9B gene encoding transmembrane protein 9B, with protein MASPAEARVVVCTVLVLAVFAGRVAEATKNSEDVRCTCICPPYKDHAGNIFNKNISQKDCDCLHVVEPMPVPGQDVEAYCLRCECKYEERSSVTIKVTIIIYLSILGLLLLYMVYLTLVEPILKRRLFGHSQLIQSDEDIGDHQPFANAHDVLARSRSRANVLNKVEYAQQRWKLQVQEQRKSVFDRHVVLS; from the exons ATGGCGTCGCCGGCAGAAGCGAGGGTGGTGGTGTGCACGGTGCTCGTTCTCGCCGTGTTTGCCGGGCGGGTAGCAGAGGCGACCAAG AATTCTGAGGATGTTCGATGTACATGCATATGTCCTCCTTACAAAGACCATGCAGGCAACATTTTCAACAAAAATATTTCACAGAAAGACTG TGATTGTCTTCATGTTGTTGAGCCTATGCCAGTTCCTGGACAAGATGTGGAAGCATATTGCTTACGCTGTGAATGCAAATATGAAGAAAGAAGCTCCGTCACAATTAAA GTTACCATCATAATATATTTGTCCATCTTGGGTCTCCTTTTGCTGTACATGGTGTACCTTACATTGGTAGAGCCTATTCTGAAGAGACGCCTGTTTGGTCATTCACAGCTAATACAAAGTGATGAAGACATTGGG GATCACCAACCCTTTGCAAATGCTCATGATGTGCTGGCTCGTTCCCGAAGTCGTGCCAATGTACTGAACAAAGTAGAGTATGCTCAGCAACGCTGGAAACTCCAAGTCCAAGAACAGCGCAAATCTGTGTTTGACCGCCATGTTGTGCTCAGTTAA
- the ASCL3 gene encoding achaete-scute homolog 3 translates to MDNLPVLRDSHTGQIPRLCYGDPFATFPEIPTQFPGPEDLPLFALSSDQLTVENFYNDSCGFPFQISCGNIGSCEYSCGPAFIRKRNERERQRVKCVNEGYAKLRHHLPAEYLEKRLSKVETLRAAIRYIRYLQSVLCNNSEENSREACCPPQDTSPSDPIRRSS, encoded by the coding sequence ATGGATAATCTGCCAGTCCTCAGGGATTCCCACACTGGACAGATACCTCGGCTTTGCTACGGAGATCCTTTTGCCACTTTTCCAGAGATCCCCACCCAGTTTCCTGGACCTGAAGATTTGCCTCTTTTTGCTTTATCATCAGATCAGTTGACTGTGGAGAATTTCTACAATGATTCGTGTGGTTTCCCATTTCAAATTTCCTGTGGGAACATTGGTAGTTGTGAATATTCATGCGGTCCAGCATTCATCCGGAAAAGGAATGAAAGGGAAAGGCAAAGGGTGAAATGTGTTAATGAAGGATATGCAAAACTGAGACACCATCTTCCTGCTGAATACTTAGAGAAACGCCTCAGCAAAGTAGAAACACTCAGAGCTGCAATTAGATACATAAGATATCTCCAATCTGTGCTGTGCAATAATTCAGAGGAGAATAGCAGGGAAGCTTGCTGTCCTCCCCAAGATACCTCTCCAAGTGATCCCATTAGAaggtcttcataa